The window CGCTTCCGGGTGGGCAGTTGGATCAGCGAGGTCGGCAGAACGCGCACCGCGCCCTCGTCCCGCGCGGACGTCTCCGAACTGAAGCTGGCCGCGGTCTCCTGCCAGGCCTACCACGACGGGTACTTCACCGCGTTCGGTCATCTCGCCGAGGAAGACGTCGACGTGGTGTTCCACGTCGGCGACTACCTCTACGAGTACGCGGTCAACTCCGTGGGCGGCGCCCGCAACTACACCGACCGCGTACTGCCCGACCTCTTCAACAGGGAGACCATCACCCTGGAGGACTACCGACTGCAGTACGCCCTCTACAAGACCGACCCCGACCTGATAGCCGTGCACGCCAAGCACCCCTTCGTGGTCACCTGGGACGACCACGAGGTCGAGAACAACTACGCGGACGACATACCGGAGAACGCCGTACCGCCGGAGGAGTTCCTGCTGCGCCGCGCCGCCGGCTACCGCGCCTACTGGGAGAACCTGCCGCTGCGCCGCCCGCAGCGGCCCGAGGGCACCGACATGCAGCTCTACCGCCGCCTGAACTGGGGCCGGCTCGCGCAGTTCGACATCCTCGACACCCGGCAGTACCGCTCGGACCAGGCGTACGGCGACGGAGCCGACGTCCCCGGCCCCGAGACGGACGACCCGTCGCGCACGATCACCGGTGAGACGCAGGAACGCTGGCTGCTCGACGGCTGGCACGCCTCGAAGGCGCTGTGGAACGTGCTCCCGCAGCAAGTCATCTTCTCCCAGCGGAAATTCGACCTGACCGTGCCGTCCCGGGTGTCCATGGACGCGTGGGACGGCTACCGGGCCTCGCGCGCGCGGGTACTGGCCGGCGCGAAGTCCGCCGGGATCGACAACCTGATGGTGTTCACCGGGGACGTCCACGTCGGGTACGCCTTCGACATCAAGGACGACTTCGACGACCCCGCGTCCAGGACGCTCGGTACGGAGATCGTGACCACCTCCGTCACCAGCGGCCGGGACGGTGCGGAGAAGCCCGCCAACTGGGACACGTACATGCAGGCCAACCCGCATCTGAAGTTCTACAACGGGCGGCGCGGCTACACGACGGTGCGGCTCGGGCGGGAGTCGGCGCGGGCCGACTTCAAGACGGTGGCGGCCGTGACGACGCCGGGGGCGCCGATCACGACCGCCGCGTCGTTCGTCACCGAGGTCGGTGATCAGGGGCTGAAGCCGGCGTAGGGCTCCGCCGGGGGGGGCGGGGGACTGCGGTGGTTCGTCGGCCGCGGGGCCGTCGTGGCCGGTCGCGCAGTTCCCCGCGCCCCTTGAGAACCGCGCAGTTCCCCGCGCCCCTGGAAGACCGCGCAGTTCCCCGCGCCCCGAGAACTCCAGGCCGTCAGGCGGGTTCTCCCGGGTAGTGGACGCCCACGTTGTGGCGGACCGCGTCCAGGGTGCGCATGACCGCAAGGGAGCCGTCGAGGGGGACCAGCGGGGACTCGGTCTCGCCCGCGCGCAGACAGCGCATGACCTCGACGGCCTCGTGCTTGAGGCTGGCTCGGGTGCCGTCGCTCG of the Streptomyces aurantiacus genome contains:
- a CDS encoding alkaline phosphatase D family protein, whose amino-acid sequence is MTASGHRRTNEHAPELRAAARHFGRRRFLTVTGAAAALAFATNLPTAGVAGAAELDAAKITENPFTLGVASGDPQAHSVLLWTRLAPTPYQADSGLPPERVLVRWELARDERFRHVIRRGAAVAHPEFHHSVHVEVGHLDSDRVFYYRFRVGSWISEVGRTRTAPSSRADVSELKLAAVSCQAYHDGYFTAFGHLAEEDVDVVFHVGDYLYEYAVNSVGGARNYTDRVLPDLFNRETITLEDYRLQYALYKTDPDLIAVHAKHPFVVTWDDHEVENNYADDIPENAVPPEEFLLRRAAGYRAYWENLPLRRPQRPEGTDMQLYRRLNWGRLAQFDILDTRQYRSDQAYGDGADVPGPETDDPSRTITGETQERWLLDGWHASKALWNVLPQQVIFSQRKFDLTVPSRVSMDAWDGYRASRARVLAGAKSAGIDNLMVFTGDVHVGYAFDIKDDFDDPASRTLGTEIVTTSVTSGRDGAEKPANWDTYMQANPHLKFYNGRRGYTTVRLGRESARADFKTVAAVTTPGAPITTAASFVTEVGDQGLKPA